In one Pseudomonas sp. MM211 genomic region, the following are encoded:
- the tssG gene encoding type VI secretion system baseplate subunit TssG — translation MSADPVNTLAAMAEAPWNYDFFQAMRRIECEYPKHPRLGHSVRMVDDPLRLGQKPDCGFAPSTLASVIHDSTGTPRIEQFFFGLTGPNGPLPLHLTEHARERQRHHGDATFKRFLDVFNHRLLTLFYRAWAEARPTVSQDRADDDYWSPRLGALSGRGMQSLMGQGPIDDAARYYFTGHLAAQTRYPDGLQAILSEYFGVPVALEEYVGQWLQLPEYSRLGASTCTLGVDLCLGTHVWDRQHKFRLRMGPLSLAQYRRFLPDQPLLAELAAWVAEYVGEELDWDTNLVLKQEEVPQANLAGGYRLGFDIWLGQPSEDADDLYLSSGHCTSAEAC, via the coding sequence ATGTCGGCCGACCCTGTAAACACCCTGGCGGCAATGGCCGAAGCGCCCTGGAACTATGACTTCTTCCAGGCCATGCGGCGCATCGAGTGCGAGTACCCCAAACACCCGCGCCTCGGCCATTCCGTGCGCATGGTCGATGACCCACTGCGTCTCGGCCAGAAGCCGGATTGCGGTTTCGCACCCTCAACCCTGGCCAGCGTCATCCACGACAGCACCGGCACACCGCGCATCGAGCAGTTCTTCTTCGGACTCACCGGCCCCAACGGCCCGCTGCCGCTGCACCTGACCGAACACGCCCGCGAGCGCCAGCGGCACCATGGCGACGCCACCTTCAAGCGCTTTCTTGACGTTTTCAATCATCGCCTGCTGACCCTGTTCTACCGCGCCTGGGCCGAAGCACGACCCACCGTCAGCCAGGATCGGGCGGACGACGACTACTGGTCACCACGCCTCGGCGCCCTGTCCGGCCGCGGTATGCAAAGTCTCATGGGCCAGGGCCCGATCGACGACGCCGCACGCTATTACTTCACCGGTCACCTGGCCGCGCAGACCCGCTATCCGGATGGCCTGCAGGCGATCCTAAGCGAGTACTTCGGGGTGCCGGTGGCCCTCGAGGAATATGTCGGTCAATGGCTGCAACTCCCGGAATACAGCCGCCTGGGCGCCTCGACCTGCACCCTCGGCGTGGACCTGTGCCTGGGTACCCACGTGTGGGATCGGCAACACAAGTTTCGCCTGCGCATGGGCCCATTGAGCCTGGCGCAGTACCGACGTTTTCTGCCGGATCAGCCACTGCTCGCCGAGCTGGCGGCCTGGGTTGCCGAATACGTCGGTGAAGAACTGGACTGGGACACCAACCTGGTGCTCAAACAGGAGGAAGTACCGCAGGCCAACCTGGCCGGCGGTTACCGACTCGGCTTCGACATCTGGCTCGGGCAACCGAGTGAGGACGCCGATGACCTCTACCTCAGCAGTGGCCACTGCACATCCGCGGAGGCGTGCTGA